In Mercurialis annua linkage group LG5, ddMerAnnu1.2, whole genome shotgun sequence, a single genomic region encodes these proteins:
- the LOC126682323 gene encoding protein EXORDIUM-like 5 — MLNHFFILSLGFFILFSNTHHVYASNPQIQTLTTKPTYINPKLPPRTLSTSKKFEGSSDLVQLRYHMGPVLSSAPINVYLIWYGRWANSQKLLIKDFINSISPTTPAAKPSVSDWWQTVSQYTDQTGANISRSILIAGEHTDTTYSHGTHLTRLSIQQVIATAVKSAPFPVDHKNGVYLILTAQEVTVQEFCRAVCGFHYFTFPSMVGYTLPYAWVGNSGKQCPEVCAYPFAIPGYMGGGGPGALQPPNGDVGVDGMISVIAHELAELSSNPLVNAWYAGEDPTAPTEIGDLCEGLYGTGGGGGYIGQVMSDRKGRTFNMNGKNGRKFLVQWIWSHVLKACAGPNALD; from the coding sequence ATGTTGAACCATTTCTTCATACTAAGTCTTGGGTTCTTCATTTTATTCAGCAACACTCACCATGTCTATGCTTCAAACCCACAGATTCAAACCTTAACCACCAAACCAACCTACATCAACCCAAAGCTCCCGCCCCGGACCCTCTCCACATCTAAAAAGTTCGAGGGCTCGTCGGATTTAGTCCAGCTCCGGTACCACATGGGCCCGGTTCTCTCCTCCGCCCCTATCAACGTCTACCTCATATGGTACGGCCGTTGGGCTAACTCCCAGAAGCTCCTCATCAAAGACTTCATCAACTCCATCTCCCCCACCACCCCTGCCGCCAAACCCTCCGTCTCCGACTGGTGGCAGACCGTCTCACAATACACCGATCAAACCGGCGCCAACATCTCCCGCTCCATCCTCATCGCCGGCGAACATACCGACACAACTTACTCTCACGGAACCCACTTGACCCGTCTCTCCATCCAGCAAGTGATCGCCACCGCCGTGAAATCCGCTCCATTTCCGGTGGATCACAAGAACGGAGTCTACCTAATCCTGACTGCCCAAGAGGTGACCGTTCAGGAATTTTGTCGAGCAGTTTGTGGGTTCCATTACTTCACATTCCCCTCCATGGTGGGCTACACATTACCCTACGCATGGGTCGGAAACTCCGGGAAGCAATGCCCGGAAGTCTGCGCCTACCCGTTTGCAATCCCGGGTTACATGGGCGGCGGCGGGCCGGGGGCGTTGCAACCGCCGAACGGCGACGTGGGTGTTGACGGGATGATCAGCGTGATAGCACATGAGCTTGCGGAATTGAGTTCGAACCCGTTAGTGAACGCTTGGTATGCGGGTGAGGACCCGACCGCTCCGACTGAGATCGGCGATTTATGCGAGGGGTTGTACGGGACAGGTGGCGGTGGTGGGTACATTGGGCAGGTGATGAGTGATAGAAAAGGACGGACTTTTAATATGAATGGTAAAAATGGGAGAAAGTTTTTGGTGCAGTGGATTTGGAGCCATGTGTTGAAGGCATGTGCTGGTCCTAATGCTCttgattaa
- the LOC126680334 gene encoding EC protein I/II-like — protein MADIKPNGMACNEGCGCPVPCPGGTACRCSTMRSGAGDGHKKCGCREHYGCNPCSCARASETVGVGKANCKCGPGCACATCAA, from the exons ATGGCTGATATTAAACCTAATGGTATGGCCTGTAATGAAGGGTGCGGATGCCCTGTTCCTTGCCCCGGTGGTACAGCTTGCAG GTGCTCAACCATGAGAAGTGGCGCGGGAGACGGGCACAAAAAATGCGGATGCAGGGAGCATTACGGGTGCAATCCGTGCTCGTGCGCAAGGGCGTCGGAGACGGTAGGAGTTGGGAAGGCTAATTGTAAGTGTGGCCCTGGCTGCGCCTGTGCTACTTGTGCCGCTTAA